A stretch of the Lolium perenne isolate Kyuss_39 chromosome 3, Kyuss_2.0, whole genome shotgun sequence genome encodes the following:
- the LOC127345704 gene encoding amino-acid permease BAT1 homolog: MAVSSPSVAVAVAGDTADADQARLHQLGYKQELKRGLSVVSNFAFSFSIISVLTGVTSTYNTGLRYGGPASMTLGWLVVASFNGCVALSMAEICSAYPTSGGLYYWSAKLAGKKWAPLASWVTGWFNIVGQWATTTSVDFSLAQLIQVIILLATGGANGGGYVASKYVILAIYGVILLLHGLINSLPIHWLSWFGQLGVFWNVTGVFVLVILIPSVAKERASAKFIFTNFNTDNGVGIHSKPYILAVGLLMSQYSMIGYDTSAHMTEETKNADKSGPIGLIAAVALSSIFGWIYLVALTSIVTDIPYLLSTDNDAGGYAIAQALYSTFHSRYGSGIGGLVCLGVVAVAIFLCGVACITSNSRMGYAFSRDGAMPYSHVWYRVSKHEVPLNVVWLSVFVAFAMALTSLGSQVAFQAMVSIATLGLYISYALPIFFRVTTARKAFVPGPFHLGRYGVVVGWAAVLWVAFVTVLFSLPVAYPIVKDNFNYTPVAVGGVLLLTILAWVFHARFWFRGPIININVDT; the protein is encoded by the exons ATGGCCGTGTCGTCGCCCTCTGTCGCGGTGGCCGTCGCCGGCGACACGGCCGACGCGGACCAAGCCCGGCTGCACCAGCTTGGATACAAGCAGGAGCTGAAGCGCGGCCTCAGCGTGGTGTCAAACTTCGCCTTCTCCTTTTCCATCATCTCTGTCCTGACGGGCGTCACCTCCACGTACAACACGGGGCTCCGGTACGGCGGCCCGGCGTCGATGACGCTGGGGTGGCTGGTGGTGGCCTCCTTCAACGGCTGCGTTGCACTGTCCATGGCGGAGATCTGCTCCGCCTACCCGACCTCCGGCGGGCTCTACTACTggagcgccaagctcgccggcaagaaGTGGGCGCCTCTGGCATCCTGGGTCACCGGCTG GTTCAACATTGTTGGACAG TGGGCCACAACTACGAGCGTCGACTTCTCGTTGGCGCAGCTCATTCAGGTGATCATCTTGCTGGCCACGGGCGGCGCcaacggcggcggctacgtaGCTTCCAAGTATGTCATCTTGGCCATATACGGGGTCATCCTGCTGCTCCATGGCCTCATCAACAGCCTCCCCATCCACTGGCTTTCCTGGTTCGGGCAACTAGGCGTTTTCTGGAATGTTACTG GTGTCTTTGTGCTGGTAATCTTGATCCCATCCGTTGCCAAGGAAAGGGCAAGCGCCaagttcatctttacgaacttcaACACGGACAATGGCGTGGGGATCCATAGCAAGCCTTATATTCTAGCCGTGGGTCTGCTGATGAGCCAGTACTCCATGATCGGCTATGATACGTCTGCTCACATG ACCGAAGAAACAAAGAACGCGGACAAGAGTGGACCGATCGGGCTCATCGCCGCGGTGGCTCTTTCGTCGATCTTCGGGTGGATTTACCTAGTGGCGCTAACATCCATCGTGACGGACATACCATACCTGCTGAGCACTGACAATGACGCCGGCGGGTACGCCATAGCCCAGGCTCTCTACTCCACATTCCACTCCAGATATGGCAGCGGCATTGGTGGGCTTGTATGCCTCGGCGTTGTCGCTGTTGCCATATTCCTATGCGGTGTCGCCTGCATCACCAGCAACTCAAG GATGGGGTATGCCTTCTCCAGGGACGGGGCTATGCCGTACTCCCATGTCTGGTACCGAGTGAGCAAGCATGAGGTGCCTCTAAATGTTGTATGGCTCTCTGTATTCGTAGCCTTCGCCATGGCCCTCACC TCATTGGGAAGCCAGGTGGCCTTCCAGGCGATGGTGTCCATCGCTACGCTGGGGCTGTACATCTCCTATGCGCTGCCCATCTTCTTCCGGGTGACAACGGCCCGCAAGGCATTTGTTCCAGGGCCATTTCATCTTGGCAGGTATGGGGTCGTCGTTGGCTGGGCAGCCGTCCTATGGGTGGCCTTCGTCACCGTGCTCTTCTCCTTGCCGGTGGCGTACCCAATAGTTAAGGACAATTTCAACTACACACCGGTGGCCGTCGGCGGGGTGCTGCTGCTCACCATCCTTGCATGGGTGTTCCATGCTCGGTTCTGGTTCAGGGGACCCATCATAAACATAAATGTTGATACATAG